A single window of Anopheles moucheti chromosome 2, idAnoMoucSN_F20_07, whole genome shotgun sequence DNA harbors:
- the LOC128309593 gene encoding uncharacterized protein LOC128309593, which translates to MEALDKFYQFERFMCPLCNAIGFNVLSKEWKKNYRTYTSIFLCGQYFIWMVWSIIIASDAFELLKSLSFLGFFFQCSLKMYYTSADAALYGTNFDGLKQTIYIGHISGTTEQKTVIERIIGIVLLIMKVTTVLYTSSLFIFVLYPAYMYFVVGVKVPIFPLYVPGIDIYSAYGYGMTNACHMLIAVYGCLGAITSDIAFMMFVLHFVTYVELFRIECEQFRDDLNDINERCERHTPEYKSFCRERMRGLYQYHQKVILYIESLQECYQSICVVQVGNCSFSLMFNLFLALTTDWYATYGFMFISWFQLFIYSLLGTIMQLMNDRMMQYIWNLPWYMLPVDEQKLFNFMLRRSQLPAEMVVQSVGPLNMETFTDIMQKVYSAFTMMYSFLVDLRAAMEALDKFYQFERFMCPLCNAIGFNVLSKEWKKNYRTYMSIFLCGQYFIWMVWSIIIASDAFELLKSLSFLGFFFQCSLKMYYTSADAALYGTNFDGLKQTIYIGHIGGTIEQKTVIERIIGIVLLIMKVTTVMYTSTLFIFVLYPAYMYFVVGVKVPIFPLYVPGIDIYSAYGYGMTNSCHMLIAVYGCLGAITSDILFMMFVLHFVTYVELFRIECEQFRDDLNDINERCERHTPEYKSFCRERMRGLYQYHQKVILYIESLQECYQSICVVQVGNCSFSLMFNLFLALTTDWYATYGFMFISWFQLFIYSLLGTIMQLMNDRMMQYIWNLPWYMLPVDEQKLFNFMLRRSQLPAEMIVQSVGPLNMETFTDIMQKVYSAFTMMYSFLVDLS; encoded by the exons ATGGAAGCGTTGGATAAATTCTACCAGTTCGAGCGATTTATGTGTCCGCTCTGCAATGCAATCGGGTTCAATGTGTTAAGCaaagagtggaaaaaaaattatcgtaCCTACACGTCGATCTTTCTGTGCGGGCAATACTTTATCTGGATGGTGTGGTCGATCATCATAGCGAGCGATGCATTTGAGCTGCTGAAGTCCCTTTCATTTCTGGGGTTCTTCTTTCAGTGTTCGCTCAAGATGTACTACACAAGCGCCGACGCCGCACTGTACGGGACCAACTTTGACGGACTGAAGCAAACCATCTATATAGGACACATCAGCGGAACTACCGAGCAGAAAACTGTGATCGAGCGAATCATCGGGATAGTGCTGCTTATTATGAAAGTCACTACCGTACTGTACACCTCATCTTTGTTCATTTTTGTACTCTATCCGGCCTATATGTACTTCGTGGTAGGTGTGAAAGTGCCGATCTTTCCGCTGTACGTACCGGGGATTGATATTTACTCGGCTTACGGTTACGGGATGACCAATGCATGCCACATGTTGATTGCGGTGTATGGTTGTCTCGGTGCAATCACATCTGATATCGCATTCATGATGTTCGTGCTGCATTTCGTAACCTATGTTGAGCTGTTCAGAATAGAGTGTGAACAGTTTCGGGATGATTTGAACGATATTAATGAGCGCTGTGAACGACACACGCCGGAATATAAATCCTTCTGTCGAGAGAGGATGCGTGGCTTGTATCAGTACCATCAGAAGGTAATCTTGTACATCGAGTCGCTGCAGGAGTGTTATCAAAGTATTTGTgtggtgcaggtcgggaactGCAGTTTTTCACTCATGTTTAACCTGTTTCTGGCGCTGACG ACCGATTGGTACGCTACGTATGGCTTCATGTTCATATCCTGGTTTCAACTGTTTATTTACTCCTTGCTCGGTACAATAATGCAGCTGATG AACGATCGAATGATGCAATACATTTGGAACCTTCCCTGGTATATGCTGCCGGTCGATGAACAAAAGCTTTTCAACTTTATGCTTCGTCGAAGTCAACTACCCGCCGAGATGGTCGTCCAGAGCGTCGGCCCGCTCAACATGGAAACCTTTACGGACATAATGCAGAAAGTTTACTCAGCCTTTACCATGATGTACAGCTTTCTTGTGGATCTCAGA GCAGCAATGGAAGCGTTGGATAAATTCTACCAGTTCGAGCGATTCATGTGTCCACTCTGCAATGCAATCGGGTTCAATGTGTTAAGCaaagagtggaaaaaaaattatcgtaCCTACATGTCGATCTTTCTGTGCGGGCAATACTTTATCTGGATGGTGTGGTCGATCATCATAGCGAGTGATGCATTTGAGCTGCTGAAGTCCCTTTCATTTCTGGGGTTCTTCTTTCAGTGTTCGCTAAAGATGTACTACACAAGCGCCGACGCCGCACTGTACGGGACCAACTTTGACGGTCTGAAGCAAACCATCTATATAGGACACATCGGCGGAACTATCGAGCAGAAAACTGTGATCGAGCGAATCATCGGGATAGTGCTGCTTATTATGAAAGTCACTACCGTAATGTACACTTCAACTTTGTTCATTTTTGTACTCTATCCGGCCTATATGTACTTCGTGGTAGGTGTGAAAGTGCCGATCTTTCCGCTGTACGTACCGGGGATTGATATTTACTCGGCTTACGGTTACGGGATGACCAATTCGTGCCACATGTTGATTGCAGTGTATGGTTGCCTCGGTGCAATTACATCGGACATCTTGTTCATGATGTTCGTGCTGCATTTCGTAACCTATGTTGAGCTGTTCAGAATAGAGTGTGAACAGTTTCGGGATGATTTGAACGATATTAATGAGCGCTGTGAACGACACACGCCGGAATATAAATCCTTCTGTCGAGAGAGGATGCGTGGCTTGTATCAGTACCATCAGAAGGTAATCTTGTACATCGAGTCGCTGCAGGAGTGTTATCAAAGTATTTGTgtggtgcaggtcgggaactGCAGTTTTTCACTCATGTTTAACCTGTTTCTGGCGCTGACG ACCGATTGGTACGCTACGTACGGCTTCATGTTCATATCCTGGTTTCAACTGTTTATTTACTCCTTGCTTGGTACAATAATGCAGCTGATG AACGATCGAATGATGCAATACATTTGGAACCTTCCCTGGTATATGCTGCCGGTCGATGAACAAAAGCTTTTCAACTTTATGCTTCGTCGAAGTCAACTACCCGCCGAGATGATCGTCCAGAGCGTCGGCCCGCTCAACATGGAAACCTTTACGGACATAATGCAGAAAGTTTATTCAGCCTTTACCATGATGTACAGCTTTCTGGTGGATCTCAGCTAA